The following coding sequences are from one Mycolicibacterium aichiense window:
- a CDS encoding DUF4436 domain-containing protein translates to MKVRLVAIVVVLIGAYIATISLYAGTGLGEPSRLVQGTATTDGTTVTADLVEVHSARGELVVNVTVVPGPKLVDPVTHGLVEDLGLTVDSGITPTIRTWTKGSTPGTVPVTLAMTGDPGTYPFDRYQAGPLTIEVTVGDSHAVTRVSPSIYDRTPGWQFRAQPSEEGSRPSAYLVDLHRSPSTAAVVAMLLAALVTIAVLGITVAVQTVRDRRKFQPPMTTWFAAMLFAVVPLRNALPDAPTIGTWIDVTVILWVVVALVASMALYIVCWWRHLDPAYNKL, encoded by the coding sequence ATGAAGGTTCGCCTCGTCGCAATTGTGGTAGTCCTCATCGGCGCGTACATCGCGACAATCTCGCTGTATGCGGGGACCGGTCTGGGCGAGCCGTCGCGGCTCGTTCAGGGAACCGCCACGACGGACGGGACCACCGTGACCGCCGACCTTGTCGAGGTTCATTCCGCCAGGGGCGAATTGGTCGTCAACGTGACGGTGGTCCCGGGTCCCAAACTGGTGGATCCGGTGACGCATGGGCTCGTCGAAGATCTCGGCCTCACAGTTGACTCGGGGATCACACCGACCATCAGGACATGGACCAAGGGCTCGACACCGGGCACCGTGCCGGTGACGCTGGCGATGACAGGCGACCCCGGCACCTATCCCTTCGATCGTTACCAAGCAGGCCCGCTGACCATCGAGGTCACGGTGGGTGACAGTCACGCGGTAACCCGGGTGTCGCCGTCGATCTACGACCGGACTCCCGGCTGGCAGTTCCGGGCTCAGCCGAGTGAGGAGGGCAGCCGGCCGAGCGCCTACCTAGTGGACCTCCACCGGTCGCCCAGCACTGCCGCGGTGGTGGCGATGCTGCTGGCGGCGCTGGTCACGATCGCGGTGTTGGGCATCACGGTGGCGGTGCAGACGGTGCGCGATCGGCGCAAGTTCCAGCCGCCGATGACAACCTGGTTCGCGGCGATGCTGTTCGCCGTGGTGCCGCTGCGCAACGCGCTTCCCGACGCACCGACGATCGGAACATGGATCGACGTGACCGTGATCTTGTGGGTCGTCGTGGCGTTGGTGGCGTCGATGGCGCTCTACATCGTGTGCTGGTGGCGCCACCTCGACCCGGCGTACAACAAGCTGTGA
- the purL gene encoding phosphoribosylformylglycinamidine synthase subunit PurL codes for MTSGLSGAVDTVDHASTTPEHPQPYRELGLKDDEYQRIRDILGRRPTDAELAMYSVMWSEHCSYKSSKVHLRYFGETTTEAMRSSMLAGIGENAGVVDIGDGWAVTFKVESHNHPSYVEPYQGAATGVGGIVRDIMAMGARPVAVMDQLRFGAADAPDTRRVLDGVVRGIGGYGNSLGLPNIGGETVFDASYAGNPLVNALCVGVLRKEDLHLAFASGTGNKIILFGARTGLDGIGGVSVLASDTFSGDESGAGRKKLPSVQVGDPFTEKVLIECCLELYAAGLVVGIQDLGGAGLSCATSELASAGDGGMRIELDRVPLRAKDMTPAEVLSSESQERMCAVVTPDNVDAFLAVCRKWDVLATVIGEVTDGDRLQITWQGETVVDVPPRTVAHEGPVYERPVQRPDTQDALIADTSAKLPRPQTGAELRATVLALVGSPHLCSRAFITEQYDRYVRGNTVLAEHADGGVLRIDEATGRGIALSTDASGRYTQLDPYTGAQLALAEAYRNVAVTGATPVAVTNCLNFGSPEDPGVMWQFSQAVRGLADGCAALGIPVTGGNVSFYNQTGATPILPTPVVGVLGVLDDVTRRLPTGLGNEPGESLLLLGDTRDEFDGSIWAQVTGDHLGGVPPQVDLEREKLLAEVLVAASRDGLASAAHDLSEGGLIQAVIEAALAGETGCRIVLPEQADPFVTLFSESAGRALVAVPRTEESRLVSMCEARGLPVTRIGVSDPGSDSVEVQGLFTVTLAELRATSEKVLPGLFG; via the coding sequence GTGACATCTGGGCTCTCTGGAGCAGTCGATACCGTCGACCACGCGTCAACCACCCCCGAGCACCCGCAGCCGTATCGCGAACTCGGGCTCAAAGACGACGAATATCAGCGGATCCGGGACATCCTCGGCCGCAGGCCCACTGACGCCGAGCTCGCCATGTACTCGGTCATGTGGAGCGAACACTGCTCGTACAAGTCCTCCAAGGTGCACCTGCGCTACTTCGGTGAGACCACGACGGAGGCCATGCGGTCCTCGATGCTGGCCGGTATCGGCGAGAACGCCGGCGTGGTGGACATCGGCGACGGCTGGGCGGTCACGTTCAAGGTCGAGTCGCACAACCACCCGTCCTACGTCGAGCCCTACCAGGGCGCGGCCACCGGTGTGGGCGGCATCGTGCGCGACATCATGGCCATGGGTGCGCGCCCGGTGGCGGTGATGGACCAGCTGCGGTTCGGTGCGGCCGACGCCCCCGACACCCGCCGGGTGCTCGACGGTGTGGTCCGCGGCATCGGCGGCTACGGCAACTCCCTCGGCCTGCCGAATATCGGCGGCGAGACGGTGTTCGACGCCTCCTACGCCGGCAACCCCCTGGTGAACGCGCTGTGCGTGGGTGTGCTGCGCAAGGAGGACCTGCACCTGGCGTTCGCCTCCGGAACCGGCAACAAGATCATCCTGTTCGGCGCGCGCACCGGCCTCGACGGCATCGGCGGGGTGTCGGTGCTGGCTTCGGACACCTTCTCCGGCGACGAGTCCGGTGCGGGCCGCAAGAAGCTGCCGAGCGTTCAGGTCGGGGACCCCTTCACCGAGAAGGTGCTCATCGAATGCTGCCTGGAGCTGTACGCCGCCGGCCTGGTGGTCGGGATCCAGGACCTCGGCGGGGCCGGATTGTCCTGTGCGACATCCGAACTCGCGTCCGCCGGCGATGGCGGCATGCGCATCGAGCTGGACCGGGTGCCGCTGCGGGCGAAAGACATGACCCCGGCCGAGGTGCTCTCCAGCGAGTCGCAGGAACGCATGTGCGCGGTGGTTACCCCGGACAACGTCGACGCGTTCCTGGCGGTGTGCCGCAAATGGGATGTGCTGGCCACCGTCATCGGCGAGGTCACCGACGGCGACCGCCTGCAGATCACCTGGCAGGGCGAGACCGTCGTCGACGTGCCGCCGCGGACCGTGGCCCACGAGGGGCCGGTCTACGAACGGCCGGTGCAACGGCCCGACACCCAGGACGCGCTGATCGCCGACACGTCGGCCAAGCTGCCGCGCCCGCAGACCGGTGCCGAACTGCGCGCGACTGTGCTTGCGCTGGTTGGCAGTCCGCATCTGTGCAGCCGCGCGTTCATCACCGAGCAGTACGACCGCTACGTGCGCGGTAATACCGTGCTGGCCGAACATGCCGACGGCGGCGTGCTGCGCATCGACGAAGCCACCGGCCGCGGAATCGCATTGTCCACCGACGCGTCAGGCCGCTATACCCAACTCGATCCGTACACCGGCGCACAGCTGGCGCTGGCCGAGGCCTACCGCAATGTCGCCGTCACCGGTGCGACGCCCGTCGCGGTGACCAATTGCCTCAACTTCGGCTCACCCGAAGACCCCGGGGTGATGTGGCAGTTCTCGCAGGCCGTCCGCGGATTGGCGGATGGCTGTGCAGCCCTTGGCATTCCGGTCACCGGCGGCAACGTCAGCTTCTACAACCAGACCGGGGCGACGCCTATCCTGCCGACCCCGGTAGTGGGTGTGCTCGGCGTCCTCGACGACGTGACGCGCCGGCTGCCCACCGGTCTCGGAAACGAGCCGGGGGAGAGCCTTCTGCTGCTGGGTGACACCCGCGACGAGTTCGACGGCTCGATCTGGGCTCAGGTCACCGGTGACCATCTCGGTGGCGTGCCGCCGCAGGTGGACCTGGAGCGGGAGAAGCTGCTGGCCGAGGTGCTGGTCGCCGCGTCCCGCGACGGGCTTGCCTCGGCAGCCCACGACCTGAGCGAAGGCGGACTCATCCAGGCCGTCATCGAAGCGGCGCTGGCCGGTGAAACCGGTTGCCGCATCGTGCTTCCCGAGCAGGCTGACCCGTTCGTCACGCTGTTCTCCGAGTCCGCAGGCCGTGCCCTGGTCGCCGTGCCGCGGACCGAAGAGAGCCGGTTGGTGTCGATGTGCGAGGCCCGCGGGCTGCCGGTCACCCGGATCGGGGTGTCGGACCCCGGCTCGGATTCCGTTGAGGTGCAAGGCTTGTTCACCGTGACGCTGGCGGAGCTGCGCGCCACCTCCGAGAAAGTGCTGCCCGGGCTGTTCGGATGA
- a CDS encoding alpha/beta hydrolase has product MTSAVDDVTGEAQSPTGTQRRRESLIEWTWSLVRLDFVGVAVGALFFCLSLTPSLVPRDWVLAGVIGGINAAIGYGIGVLAGKAVRRLFLDHQPWWPPSGRIAFRLKAATVVLSIGASVLMLVPAAAWQREIAAVMGIEGPSTLIYLRTLAVALVAGGLFVGAARVIKDAIKFLARLMIRRWHINDEVAMFIGTAIVVVLIITLVNGVLYRGFIAGASAVFQPQNDTTRPGVEQPVRPERSGSSASFAPWDTLGFQGRNFVGTGPDATELTELNGRPAKEPIRIYAGLETADTTEGRVAVLLSELQRTKAFERKILVIIPTTGTGWVDPVAARAIESMYNGDTALVAMQYSYLPSWISFLADRDKSVEAGRAMINGIQRRWLQWPEAGRPKLMLYGESLGSLAGQGAFGYLPDVVDKGFSSVLWVGPPNASVLWKALTVRRDPGSPEYQPRYDGGRTVRFAQAAGPEQIAGIAASPTWKGTRVLYLQHPSDPVVWWSPRLLFTRPDWLREPPGFDRSPAMQWYPIVTFWQVSADMAGNVTSSQAAPNGHGHNYGDSPLDGWVAVAAPDGWTPADTDRVRRSLDKLIAAGGPEFQ; this is encoded by the coding sequence ATGACCAGTGCGGTCGACGATGTCACCGGTGAGGCTCAGTCCCCGACCGGGACACAGCGTCGCCGCGAGTCGCTGATCGAGTGGACGTGGAGCCTGGTCCGGCTGGACTTCGTCGGGGTGGCGGTCGGTGCGCTGTTCTTCTGCCTGTCCCTGACGCCGTCGCTGGTTCCGCGCGACTGGGTGCTGGCCGGTGTGATCGGCGGGATCAACGCCGCCATCGGGTACGGCATCGGGGTGTTGGCGGGCAAGGCGGTTCGCCGGCTCTTCCTCGACCACCAGCCGTGGTGGCCGCCGAGCGGGCGGATTGCCTTCCGTCTCAAGGCTGCGACCGTGGTGCTGTCGATCGGTGCCAGCGTGCTGATGCTCGTGCCTGCCGCCGCCTGGCAGCGCGAGATCGCGGCCGTCATGGGTATCGAAGGTCCCTCCACGCTGATCTACCTGCGCACGCTGGCCGTCGCGCTGGTCGCCGGCGGACTGTTCGTCGGTGCCGCGCGGGTGATCAAGGACGCCATCAAGTTCTTGGCGCGGCTGATGATCCGGCGGTGGCACATCAACGACGAAGTCGCGATGTTCATCGGCACCGCGATCGTCGTGGTGCTGATCATCACCCTCGTCAACGGGGTGCTCTACCGAGGCTTCATCGCCGGTGCCAGTGCGGTGTTCCAGCCCCAGAACGACACCACCCGTCCCGGCGTCGAACAACCTGTCCGGCCCGAAAGATCGGGCAGCTCGGCATCATTCGCCCCGTGGGACACCCTGGGGTTCCAGGGGCGCAACTTTGTCGGCACCGGGCCGGACGCCACCGAGCTCACCGAGCTCAACGGGCGGCCCGCGAAGGAGCCGATCCGGATCTACGCCGGCCTGGAAACGGCGGACACCACCGAGGGCCGGGTGGCCGTCCTGCTCTCGGAGTTGCAGCGCACCAAGGCTTTTGAGCGCAAAATTCTGGTCATCATCCCCACCACCGGCACCGGCTGGGTCGACCCGGTGGCGGCCAGGGCCATCGAGTCGATGTACAACGGCGACACTGCGCTGGTCGCCATGCAGTACTCCTACCTGCCGAGCTGGATCTCGTTCCTTGCCGACCGCGACAAGTCGGTGGAGGCGGGCCGGGCGATGATCAACGGCATCCAGCGCCGATGGCTGCAGTGGCCGGAGGCCGGCCGCCCCAAGCTGATGCTCTACGGCGAAAGCCTGGGGTCGCTGGCCGGTCAGGGCGCGTTCGGATACCTTCCCGACGTCGTCGACAAGGGGTTCTCGTCGGTGCTGTGGGTCGGGCCACCCAACGCCAGCGTGTTGTGGAAGGCACTGACCGTGCGGCGTGATCCGGGCAGCCCGGAATACCAACCGCGCTACGACGGCGGGCGCACCGTGCGGTTCGCGCAGGCCGCCGGGCCCGAACAGATCGCCGGGATCGCGGCATCCCCGACCTGGAAGGGCACCCGGGTGCTCTACCTGCAGCACCCGTCGGACCCGGTGGTGTGGTGGTCACCGCGGCTGTTGTTCACCCGGCCCGACTGGCTGCGGGAGCCGCCGGGCTTCGACCGCAGCCCCGCCATGCAGTGGTATCCCATCGTCACGTTCTGGCAGGTCAGTGCCGATATGGCGGGTAACGTCACCAGCTCACAGGCGGCGCCGAACGGGCACGGCCACAACTACGGCGACAGCCCGCTCGACGGCTGGGTCGCGGTCGCCGCACCCGACGGCTGGACACCCGCCGACACCGACCGGGTCCGGCGTTCCCTCGACAAGCTCATCGCGGCAGGCGGACCCGAATTCCAATGA
- a CDS encoding CPBP family intramembrane glutamic endopeptidase, with protein sequence MITKDSGAPAVRAIVSTGLAAAVGAPLGLWPPRLWSGLRTGGVAGGFVVLTVAALTRVPRVRQGMVDRTVPPNPVRWLALDIPIATAWTEEMLFRGLFQTVAVRALGPTFGPLAQAAAFGLWHIPDARRVGDPVLGTVVVTGVAGWVFGWLARRSGSVLAPVLAHTAFNESAAVAAIVLQRR encoded by the coding sequence ATGATCACCAAGGATTCCGGTGCACCGGCCGTACGTGCGATCGTCAGCACCGGGTTGGCGGCGGCCGTCGGTGCGCCGCTGGGATTGTGGCCGCCACGGCTATGGTCGGGCCTGCGAACCGGAGGGGTCGCGGGCGGGTTTGTGGTGCTGACCGTCGCGGCGCTGACCAGAGTGCCGCGGGTGCGCCAGGGGATGGTCGACCGCACGGTCCCGCCGAATCCCGTCCGGTGGCTGGCGCTGGACATTCCGATTGCGACGGCGTGGACGGAAGAGATGCTGTTTCGGGGCCTGTTTCAGACCGTCGCGGTTCGGGCGCTCGGGCCGACATTCGGCCCGCTGGCGCAAGCGGCCGCCTTCGGGCTCTGGCACATCCCCGACGCGCGCCGGGTCGGCGACCCGGTGCTGGGCACCGTGGTGGTGACCGGGGTGGCCGGCTGGGTGTTCGGCTGGCTCGCCAGACGGTCGGGCAGCGTGCTGGCACCGGTGCTGGCGCACACGGCGTTCAACGAGTCCGCCGCGGTGGCCGCGATCGTGCTGCAGCGGCGCTAG
- a CDS encoding PPOX class F420-dependent oxidoreductase: MAFKPHEIEYLKSADLGRLATIAPDGTLQNSPVGFTYNDALGTLDVVGYNMAKSRKFRNLATNNTVAFVVDDIASRSPWRVRCLEIRGTAEQAEAPDGDAIIRITPKRIISFGIDDTETEPHELVPDSRDVPTTGD; the protein is encoded by the coding sequence ATGGCGTTCAAACCGCACGAAATCGAATACCTGAAGTCGGCGGATCTCGGCAGGCTGGCCACCATCGCACCGGACGGCACGCTGCAGAACAGTCCGGTCGGCTTCACCTACAACGACGCACTGGGCACCCTCGACGTCGTCGGCTACAACATGGCCAAGAGCCGCAAGTTCCGCAACCTGGCCACCAACAACACCGTTGCGTTCGTCGTCGACGACATCGCCTCGCGCAGCCCGTGGCGGGTGCGATGTCTGGAGATCCGCGGCACCGCCGAACAGGCCGAGGCGCCCGACGGGGATGCGATCATCCGGATCACGCCCAAACGGATCATCAGCTTCGGCATCGACGACACCGAGACCGAACCGCACGAACTGGTGCCGGACAGCCGGGACGTGCCGACGACGGGCGACTAG
- a CDS encoding sterol carrier family protein has protein sequence MPARSSADPEATVAAVRAVSDWLRDDTAPAPDRPAIAAAVRLTARTLAAVAPGASVEVRVPPFVAVQCISGPRHTRGTPPNVVEADPRTWLRLATGLLGVDEASRGGGLRLSGSRAGEVESWLPVVTLTD, from the coding sequence GTGCCCGCCCGCAGCAGCGCCGACCCCGAAGCCACCGTCGCCGCGGTTCGGGCCGTCTCGGACTGGCTCCGCGACGACACCGCACCCGCCCCTGACCGACCGGCGATCGCCGCGGCCGTCCGGTTGACCGCCCGCACCCTGGCCGCGGTCGCGCCAGGCGCGAGCGTGGAGGTGCGCGTGCCACCTTTTGTTGCGGTCCAATGCATCTCCGGGCCCCGCCACACCCGCGGTACACCCCCCAATGTGGTGGAGGCCGATCCGCGGACCTGGCTGCGGCTGGCGACCGGCCTGCTGGGCGTCGACGAGGCCTCCCGGGGCGGGGGGCTGCGGCTGTCGGGATCCCGGGCGGGCGAGGTGGAGTCCTGGCTCCCCGTCGTGACACTGACCGACTGA